The Spinacia oleracea cultivar Varoflay chromosome 2, BTI_SOV_V1, whole genome shotgun sequence DNA segment GTATTATCTTGTAAGATGAACACACTTGTCACAATTAGTGCTTCTGTATTTGTTGCTATTTGATAGTTCTCCTTAGTTTGATGTGCAAGTATTTGTATGTATTATGCCTTAGATTTTATAATTAAACTAAAAGGATAAATCCACATGTGACAAATTAGTGGTTTCTTTTGCTAGTACTATGAATGTTTTTCAAACAAACTCAAAGCCTTCAAAGTATGATGAACCAAATAAATTCATTATTCTAAATTAATTTCCCTCAAAACTTGAACTTAATCTTCGTTGTTAAACTCCACATACTgttatttttgtgtgttaaGAGACGCACTATATAGCGATGTAGATAGAATATCCAATACTTAacagaaaaaatatataatatgatATTAAACATATCCGGAacgaaaataaatttaattgaaCCCATTTACTAAAATGTTAAACCTAGAATTTCCATTTATTAGGGAATAGGAAGAGGAAAGGGGAGAGAAAAAGAAGTATTACTGAATTTTAGTGTTTTGTCCAACACCAATAGGAACCTTTCCCTCAGCCAATAATGAAGCAATTTCTGATTCAGTCTGATAGTAATCAGCACCCATCATCATGGTATCCTGACAATCAATTATGACGATTATTTTAAGTTCTATATGAGATGATATAAGTTGGTAAGTCAACAAGAAAGCATACCTGAAACTTTACACCGGATTCTAATCTAGAGCGAATTCCAACAATTGAATGTTCAATGCTACACTCTTGTAAAAAACAACCATGGGATATTATGGAATCAACGATCTGAGAAGAAAAGGCACAAAATTGTTATAGGGAGAttaaaacacattaaataaatttcaaaaaaagaGTATCACACAATTATACTACGTACCTTGGATTTATCAACTTTTGTTGGAGGCAGGAATCTGGCAGAGGTATAGAAAGGCGTCTTTGGGTCATAGAATTGAAACTTGGGAGGCTACATTGAAAATAAACACCATATTTAGCAAATAACCTGGTAACAATCTTTTCTCTTGCTTATTCAATTGGattcttttcatttatagacgcatatttgaatttaatttgaattacaATGAAGGAAAAAAAACCTGTTCGGTAAGAGCTAAATTGGCATCAAAGAAAGACTTTATGGTCCCGATATCTTCCCAATAATCGTTGAATAAATAAGCCTGCATTTGGAAAGCAATATAAAAACATATCACAAAGTGAAGCATATTTGATCACACTTGGTTAAAATTCATtagaagaaaaatagaaaatgcaAAATTGATATGAATAtaagaattttcagattcgtggCTAAAGGTCTCACTCCATACCTGAACATTGTACTCGCCAACAGCGGAAGGAATGATTTCAGATCCAAAATCATTACTCAAAGGGTATTTTCTATTAAGAAGCTCCATAAGAACCTCCGTTCGGAAGACATACACACCCATTGATGCAATATATGGGTTTGCCATGGCGTCAACGCTCGAAAGTCCAAGAACAGTTGTATCAACTTGCTACatgaagaaaataaaaaaaaggtttGAAAAAAGTTTTCACCTTACATTGTTATAAGATTACTACGTATAATAATTCAGAAAGAAAATaaactacaataaataattaaaagaaaagaaaaactctAAAAATAAGTCTAGAAAGTCTAGAGTAGCACCCAGATATTAATAGTACTAAATAGTATAGAATAATATTTCGTAATACTTAAATCAATAATGAACCCACTTGTAACAATCGGTagtctttcttttattttcagtaTGTAATCTAACATTGGTTTGGTATATGTTTATAATTTTATTGTACTTTGCCAAAGATTTTATAAATTGAACCAGACAAATGAATCCACCTGTGACAATTGTAGCTTCTTTTTTTCCCTTTATATATGCtagttttttttgtattaaaaacTTGAATATTATAACTATAATCAACCTATCTATTAACTACTGAGATTTTCATTTCCCTCAGACTTGAACCTTTATTCATATGTTTACtccaaataattttttgttttttttaaatcacGGGCATAAATAGACAACCTACAAAAGTAATGTCGATATCATTTCATTATCAATTCTTACTAACAAGAAAACATATAATATGAACAAAGTATCCAATGCCATTTAAGTATAGTTCAATTCACTTTctcaataatttaaattttagtcTATTTCTCATTATCATTGATGATAAGTTTTTTATATTCCGTATGCGATGATGAAGAGAAAATTAATAACAAGACTAATATAAAAATGACATTGTAAAACAATGTCATGTCTTTTATCAGAAGAAGTTGGAAAATATGACAAATTGACAACTAATTTCAAACGGAAGTTGGATATATTGTATTTATAATTATGGAGATTTGGGAAAGAGGTTATGAGATGCAATGCAATGTGACACGAAGCTTTAGGCGATTTTAATACCATTGCATTTAGATCAGATCCCTTCGGTTTTTCTGCAAATTGGATAATCCGTCCAGTGTGGTCAATCTTCATCAACCCAAAATCTGATGCACGGCTGTAGATAAACCAGCTTAACATATACATATTTAATATATGAGATGAGAGGGAAAAACAGTAGATACATACCTGTCATCCATGGGTAAACACGACACTGTAATATCAGCATTTGTGTCGATGTGTTTCTAATAAAACCAGAAAAGCACGAATTAGAAAACTTTTCCAAATGATTTACAAAGATTATGCTACTTAGTAAGAAGAGTGGTAAAGTAAAATAAAGTAATACCTGTACAAAATTCATGTAATCCATTCGGTAAAGATGATCACCGGATAGGATAATTATATGTTCTATATCCTTGGATTTGGAATCCTGTGTAAGACCATTGAAATGCACTTATAAAAACCAACTTTAAACCACAACCCTGTTATGTAAGAACTACAATCACATACATCAAATAGTCCCAGTTGTCTCACTGCGTCAGCAGTGCCTTGAAACCACTTCTTTCCCGCTTCTCCAGGTGTTTGAGTAGCAGCAAAAACCTATTGACAATATAAAAGAACTATGTATCAATTCTTTATCAAAGTTGTTTAGGCtactaaaagaacaaatacttTGTTCATTGTTCAT contains these protein-coding regions:
- the LOC110792277 gene encoding glucose-1-phosphate adenylyltransferase large subunit, chloroplastic/amyloplastic; translation: MGSAVMNPKNVHISESGMNRFLGERISQNLKNRDLRILFSRNLRMNGNGKRVIKPGIAYSVLTSDFNQSVKESLRFEQTLFETPRADPKDVAAIILGGGAGTRLFPLTGRRAKPAVPIGGCYRLIDVPMSNCINSGIRKIFILTQFNSFSLNRHLARTYNFGDGVNFGDGFVEVFAATQTPGEAGKKWFQGTADAVRQLGLFDDSKSKDIEHIIILSGDHLYRMDYMNFVQKHIDTNADITVSCLPMDDSRASDFGLMKIDHTGRIIQFAEKPKGSDLNAMQVDTTVLGLSSVDAMANPYIASMGVYVFRTEVLMELLNRKYPLSNDFGSEIIPSAVGEYNVQAYLFNDYWEDIGTIKSFFDANLALTEQPPKFQFYDPKTPFYTSARFLPPTKVDKSKIVDSIISHGCFLQECSIEHSIVGIRSRLESGVKFQDTMMMGADYYQTESEIASLLAEGKVPIGVGQNTKIQNCIIDKNAKIGKDVVIANKDGIEEADRPNEGFYIRSGITVILKNATIRDGLVI